The DNA segment GCATGTATTGAAAACACTACTAATTTAGCGAAAGTTATTTTAGCTGGGGCTAATCGAATTGAGCTTTGTGACAATCTGGCGGAAGGTGGGACTTCTGTTAGTTATGGGGTTGCGAAATATGTAGTGCACTTTTGTCATCAAAAAAATGTGCGTGTTATGGCAATGGTTCGTCCTCGAAAAGGCGATTTTACTTACACAAAAGAGGAGATTGCAATGATGTGTGAGGATATTTTAATGTATAAGAAAGTAGGGATTGATGGAGTTGTTTTTGGTTGTATTACGAATTCAAAGCAGCTCGATAAACCAGCTATAAAACAATCAATGAAAGCTGCAACAGGTGTCGAAGTGACATTTCATATGGCATTTGATGAGTTAATAGAAACAGAGAAATTACAAGCAATAGACTGGTTGGCAACACAAGGTATTACACGAATTCTGACGCATGGTGGAGACGGGACCAAACTTCCCAAAGAAATATTTATGAATTGGCGAAAATATATTGATTATGCAGCCGATCGTATCATTATTTTGCCAGGTGGAGGGATTAAATCTCATAATTTAGAATGGATTATAAAAGAAACTGGAGCGACTGAAATACATGGTACAGACTTGTTTGGGGAGCATTAAAACTCCCCTAATAAAAAAATTTTTAAAAAAGGCTTGCAACCGTTTTCTTTATATGATATATTTATCTCATCACAAAGGATTGTTACCAATTTATTGGGCAAAACCTAAGCTGATTTGTAGGACACGTGTATACGTGGAGTCCTCGAATGAGCTTAGGTTTTTCTTTTTGCCCAAAAAACCAAAAAGAGGAAGGAAGTCGTCAAAATGAAATATGAACAGTTAGCAAAAGACATCTTGAAAAATGTCGGCGGTAAAGAAAATATCAACAGTGTGTTCCATTGTATTACCAGACTTCGGTTTAAACTGAAAGATGAGAATATTGCGAACACAAAAGAGATTGAAAAGCTTGACGGAGTTATCTCTGTAATTAAAAGTGGAGGTCAATACCAAGTAGTTATTGGTAACCACGTACCAGACGTATTTAAAGCAGTACTAGAAGTTGGCGGTATTTCAGCAGAAGGTGACGAAGGAAGCAGCGCACCAGCAACAGGTAATATCTTCAACCGTTTTATTGATATGATTTCCGGTGTATTTACACCAGTTTTAGGCGTATTAGCAGCAACAGGTATGATTAAAGGTTTCGCAGCAATGTTCTTAGCATTTGGCTGGCTTACAGAAACATCAGGGACTTATATACTCCTTTATGCAATTGGGGATTGTTTATTCTACTTCTTCCCGATTTTCCTAGGTTACACAGCAATGAAAAAATTTGGTGGGAACGTATTTATCGGAATGGCAATAGGGGCAGCCTTAGTCTATCCTACACTTGCAGGTATTTCTGCAGGTAAACCAATTTTCACGCTTTTCGCAGGAACCGTATTTGAATCTCCAATTCATATCACATTCTTAGGAATTCCAGTTATCTTGATGAATTATGCATCTTCTGTTATTCCGATTATCTTAGCAACATATTTTGGTTCAAAAGTAGAAAAAGGCTTCAAGAAAATTATTCCAGATGTAATTAAAACTTTCGTAGTTCCATTCTGTACTTTGTTAGTAGTCGTTCCAATTACTTTCCTTTTAATTGGCCCAATCGCTACATGGGCTGGTCAATTACTAGGAGCAGGAACAATTTGGGTTTATAACTTAAGTCCTGTAATCGCTGGTTTAATCCTAGGTGGTTTCTGGCAAGTATTCGTTATCTTTGGACTTCACTGGGGTCTAGTACCAGTGGCAATCAACAACTTAGCTTCTCTTCACCATGATCCAATTTTAGCAATGACTTTCGGTGCATCATTTGCACAAATCGGTGCAGTATTAGCAGTATTCTTTAAAACTAGAAATACAAAAATCAAAGCTCTTAGTATCCCAGCATTTATTTCGGGTATCTTTGGTGTAACTGAGCCAGCGATTTACGGGGTTACTTTACCACTGAAAAAACCATTTATCATGAGCTGTATCGCTGGTGGTATTGGTGGCGGAATCATTGGTTTTGCAGGGTCGCAAACATATATCATGGGTGGGCTTGGAATCTTCGGTCTTCCTAACTTCTTCAAACCAGGTGAAGGTATTACAGGCGCATTCTGGTGGGTAGTAATCGCTATCGTTATCAGCTTCATCCTTGGTTTCATCTTAACTTATGTAGTTGGATTCAAAGACCCAGCTGAAGCAGTAGTAGAAGAATCTAACACAGTAGAAGGCGAAACTTTAATCGAACGTGAAACAATTCCAGCTCCAGTAGTTGGCGAAATCGTAACTTTAGCAGATGTAAAAGACGAAGCATTTTCATCCGGTGCACTTGGAAAAGGTGTAGCAATCATTCCTTCTGTCGGACGTGTTGTAGCTCCAGCAGCAGGAACTGTAACAACAATCTTCCCAACTGGGCATGCAATTGGTATTACAACAAATGACGGTGCAGAAGTACTAATTCACATTGGTATGGACACAGTTCAACTAGAAGGTAAATTCTTCACAGCACACGTTAAACAAGGTGATACGATTACAAAAGGTCAATTACTAACTGAATTTGATATTGAAGGCATTAAAGCAGCTGGTTATGATGTTACAACACCAGTAGTAGTAACAAACTCCAATCAATATTTAGACGTAATGATTACAGATGCAAAAGAAGCAAAACTAGAAGAACGTTTAATCACATTAGTAATTTAAGACTTATTAATAAGCAGCTTGGGCAAAATTTGCTCAAGCTGTTTTTATGTTATACTGAGAAAAAATGGGCGGTGAGTAAATGTTAGTAAAAGATGACCTTATTGGAATTATTTGTTGTTCTGATGGGAGAAAAAGAGAGGATAAGCCAGTAATTGAAAGGCTTAAACGTGTTTTAGAAGTTGAATTTGGATTGCAAGTGATCTTAGCTAAAACTATTTTTCGAACAGAAGATTCACCTTTTAGTGGTAGCCCTAAAGAACGAGCGTCAGAACTAATGAAGCTGTTTCAAAATCCGGATGTGAAAATGATTTTTGATATTTCGGGTGGAGATGCAGCTAATCAGGTGCTACCTTATCTTGACTTTGAACTTATTCAAAGAGTAGCCAAGCCTTTCATTGGTTATAGCGACTTAACGGTGATATTAAATGCTATTTATACGAAGACGAAACAATCAGGATATAACTATTTATTGCGACATTTGGTGGGGGAAGCGAGTGAAATCCAAATGGCGCAATTCAGAAAAATATTTTTTGAAAATCGTCTATTGATTAATGGAAAGTCCCTTACTGAATTTGAATCGAGTAGCGGTGAAGTAGTTGGTGGAAATATCCGTTGCTTTTTGAAGCTGGCCGGAACAGAATTCATGCCAGACGTAACAAATAAAATAATATTGTTAGAAAGTTTGGGAGGAAGAGAAACTAAAATAGCTTCTTATATAGCGCAAATAGAACAATTAGGCTTGTTTTCGAAGTGCTTAGGTATCATTGTGGGAGAACATTCAGAGGCAGAGAAAAACGGTGAATACGACAGAATAGGCGACTTATATTATCATATTGGTTTAAAATATAAATTGCCTGTTTTTAGAACTAGAGAAATCGGACATGGATTAGATGCAAAACCATTTCCAATCGGCGAAAAAATAAATGTTTCACGTGAAACATTAACAAATTTTTAATATTTTTATTGCGAAATATTCATAATTAACCTTTAATATAGAACTTGTAAGCAAGGAACACAATTAGTTTTACTCCCTTTTTGCTAATTGTAGAATTCCTTAAAATCCTAAACTCCCTTTTTGGACCGACTTGATTGTCGGTCTTTTTTTATTTTTATTGATTTTCAAGCTGAAAACTATTCAATTTTTTGTTAAAATGATAACATAAAAGAAAATGCGTATAAAAAAGGAGTTTTTATCATGAAAGTTGAAGGATTG comes from the Listeria welshimeri serovar 6b str. SLCC5334 genome and includes:
- a CDS encoding beta-glucoside-specific PTS transporter subunit IIABC, with the protein product MKYEQLAKDILKNVGGKENINSVFHCITRLRFKLKDENIANTKEIEKLDGVISVIKSGGQYQVVIGNHVPDVFKAVLEVGGISAEGDEGSSAPATGNIFNRFIDMISGVFTPVLGVLAATGMIKGFAAMFLAFGWLTETSGTYILLYAIGDCLFYFFPIFLGYTAMKKFGGNVFIGMAIGAALVYPTLAGISAGKPIFTLFAGTVFESPIHITFLGIPVILMNYASSVIPIILATYFGSKVEKGFKKIIPDVIKTFVVPFCTLLVVVPITFLLIGPIATWAGQLLGAGTIWVYNLSPVIAGLILGGFWQVFVIFGLHWGLVPVAINNLASLHHDPILAMTFGASFAQIGAVLAVFFKTRNTKIKALSIPAFISGIFGVTEPAIYGVTLPLKKPFIMSCIAGGIGGGIIGFAGSQTYIMGGLGIFGLPNFFKPGEGITGAFWWVVIAIVISFILGFILTYVVGFKDPAEAVVEESNTVEGETLIERETIPAPVVGEIVTLADVKDEAFSSGALGKGVAIIPSVGRVVAPAAGTVTTIFPTGHAIGITTNDGAEVLIHIGMDTVQLEGKFFTAHVKQGDTITKGQLLTEFDIEGIKAAGYDVTTPVVVTNSNQYLDVMITDAKEAKLEERLITLVI
- a CDS encoding copper homeostasis protein CutC gives rise to the protein MVLKEACIENTTNLAKVILAGANRIELCDNLAEGGTSVSYGVAKYVVHFCHQKNVRVMAMVRPRKGDFTYTKEEIAMMCEDILMYKKVGIDGVVFGCITNSKQLDKPAIKQSMKAATGVEVTFHMAFDELIETEKLQAIDWLATQGITRILTHGGDGTKLPKEIFMNWRKYIDYAADRIIILPGGGIKSHNLEWIIKETGATEIHGTDLFGEH
- a CDS encoding S66 peptidase family protein, producing MLVKDDLIGIICCSDGRKREDKPVIERLKRVLEVEFGLQVILAKTIFRTEDSPFSGSPKERASELMKLFQNPDVKMIFDISGGDAANQVLPYLDFELIQRVAKPFIGYSDLTVILNAIYTKTKQSGYNYLLRHLVGEASEIQMAQFRKIFFENRLLINGKSLTEFESSSGEVVGGNIRCFLKLAGTEFMPDVTNKIILLESLGGRETKIASYIAQIEQLGLFSKCLGIIVGEHSEAEKNGEYDRIGDLYYHIGLKYKLPVFRTREIGHGLDAKPFPIGEKINVSRETLTNF